One genomic region from Argentina anserina chromosome 2, drPotAnse1.1, whole genome shotgun sequence encodes:
- the LOC126782613 gene encoding branched-chain-amino-acid aminotransferase 2, chloroplastic-like — translation MPSSPLQTTTESHRHSLKNGEQYADGINWDDLGFGLIPIDYMYTMKCSDGDNFSQEQLSPFGKIELCPSAGILNYAQGLYEGLKATRTEDGRILLFRTKENALRMKMGADRMCMPSPSVEQFVEAVMQTVQANNRWVPPPGKGSMYVRPLLMATGPNLGLGPGKEYTFVVYASPVGSYIKGRTALNLYVEHIFHRAAPGGTGGVKSVTNYSPVYQPLKQARAKGFSDILFLDSETGKNIEEIAAANIFVLKGNVLSTPTLKLGTVLPGITRKSVIEIACDLGYQVEERVIPIEDLLEADEAFCTGTAVVVNPVGSVTYQDKRVEYRTGEGSLCQKVYEMLTGIQTGRLEDKKGWTLEVN, via the exons ATGCCTTCTTCACCCTTGCAAACAACCACTGAGTCTCATCGTCACAG TCTAAAAAACGGTGAACAGTATGCTGATGGCATCAACTGGGATGATCTTGGGTTTGGACTTATTCCAATCGATTACATGTACACCATGAAATGCTCCGACGGAGACAACTTCTCACAAGAACAACTTTCTCCCTTCGGAAAGATTGAGCTTTGTCCATCCGCTGGAATTTTAAATTATGCACAG GGACTATACGAAGGTCTTAAGGCAACTAGAACAGAAGATGGTCGTATTCTGCTGTTTCGGACTAAAGAGAATGCTCTTAGAATGAAGATGGGTGCAGACAGAATGTGCATGCCATCTCCATCCGTTGAACAGTTTGTCGAGGCTGTGATGCAAACAGTCCAAGCGAACAATCGTTGG GTACCACCTCCAGGAAAAGGATCAATGTATGTTAGGCCTTTGCTCATGGCGACTGGACCTAATCTGGGTTTAGGGCCAGGAAAGGAGTATACATTCGTAGTATATGCTTCTCCAGTTGGAAGCTATATCAAG GGAAGAACAGCCCTCAATTTGTATGTTGAACATATTTTCCACAGAGCTGCTCCGGGTGGAACTGGAGGTGTCAAGTCTGTCACCAATTACTCACCT gTTTACCAGCCACTAAAGCAAGCAAGGGCCAAGGGTTTCTCTGATATCCTATTCCTAGATTCGGAAACTGGTAAAAACATTGAGGAGATTGCAGCAGCTAACATCTTCGTTCTGAAG GGCAATGTTCTATCAACTCCGACATTGAAACTTGGAACTGTCCTCCCTGGAATAACCCGAAAAAGCGTCATTGAAATTGCATGTGATCTTGGTTACCAG GTGGAGGAGCGTGTGATCCCAATAGAGGATTTACTTGAAGCTGATGAAGCTTTCTGCACAGGAACAGCCGTGGTTGTCAACCCAGTTGGTTCAGTAACTTATCAAGATAAGAG GGTGGAATACAGAACAGGAGAAGGATCACTATGTCAGAAAGTGTATGAAATGCTAACAGGAATCCAAACAGGTCGTCTTGAGGATAAGAAGGGATGGACACTAGAGGTCAATTGA